Part of the Candidatus Eremiobacterota bacterium genome is shown below.
ACGCGAACGCGGTCGGCCGGCCGCTCGTCCCCGACGTGCCGTGCACGCGCACGACCTCGCTCGGGTCGACGCACAGATACGAGCCGAACGGAGGATTCGCCGCCTGATCGGCGCGCAGATCGGCTTTTGCGATCGTAGGCACCTTCGCGAAATCCTCGAGCGACTTGACGTCGCCGGGCTCGAGCCCCGCAGCGCGCCAGCGCTCGCGGTAGAACGGCGCGCGCTCGTACGCCCACGCCATCAGGGCCTGAATCTTGCGCAGGATGACGGCGTTGCGCTCGTCCTCCGACATCGTCTCGCGCGCCTTGTCCCAGTAGATCGCCTCGGTCGGCGGACGATACGACCCATCGTACACCGGCGGCCAAGCTTGCTGCGCCGGCCCGGACGCACCGGCGCTCTCCGCCGGGTGGATCATCGCGAGGCGGCGGCTTCGCGGCGCGCGCGGTCGCGACCGTACTCGCGCACGATGCGCTCGATTCCGTCGATCAGCTCCTGGGTCGAGGCTTCGGCGTTGAACACTTCGCGCACGCCGATCGCCTTGAGCTTCGGTATGTCGTCCTCTTGGATCACGCCGCCGCCCAGCACGACGATGTCGTCGACCTCGCGCTCTTTCAGCAGCTCCATGATCTTCGGAAAGACCGTCATGTGCGCGCCGGAGAGGATGCTCACGCCGACGACGTCGACGTCTTCCTGAATCGCGGCGTTCACGATCATCTCGGGCGTTTGGTGCAGGCCCGTGTAGACGACCTCCATCCCGGCATCGCGCAGCGAACGCGCCAGCACCTTGGCGCCGCGGTCGTGGCCGTCGAGGCCGGGCTTCGCGACCAGCACTTTAATGGGCATGAACCGGTCCTCCAAGAATCGTCAGGACAGCGTCGATCGCATCGTTGCGGGTGATCTCGTGACCGCGCAACCGCTCGAGCACCGCGGCGGCGTCGGGCGACTGCAGCGCGGCAAGCGCCTGCGCGACGGCGCGATCGCGCACGCGGCGCACCACCTCGAAACGCACGGCGCGCACGGCGTTCGAATCCTCGTCGCCGCGCTTCGCGACGATCGCGGTAAGCAGCTCCGAGACGCCGGTCCCGTCCTGCGCGATCGTCTGCAGCACCGGAATTTCGCGGTGGCTCTCGCGCACCATGTGCTTGAGGTCGATTGCCGTGCGGTTCCCGCCGGGGCGATCGGCCATGTTGACCACGAAGATATCGGCGATCTCGGTGAGCCCGGCTTTGATCGCCTGCACGCCGTCGCCCAGCGCCGGAACCGTGACCACGACGATCAGATCGGCGACGGCGACGATCTCGAGCTCGACCTGACCGACCCCGACCGTCTCAACGATGATCACATCGAAGCCTGCCGCCTCCGCGAGCCGCACCGCATCGCGGGTCGCGGGCGCGAGCCCGCCGCCCGCGTTGCGCGAGGCCATGCTGCGGATGTAGACCTCGGGATCGCCGGCGTGGCGCTGCATGCGCACGCGGTCCCCGAGCACCGCGCCTTGCGTGAACGGCGAGGACGGATCGACCGCGATGACGGCGACGCTCTCGCCCTCGGCCCGAAACCCTTCGATCAACCGGTCGACCAGCGTCGACTTGCCGGCGCCCGGCGGCCCGGTGATCCCGAGGATCGCGCCGCGCTTCCGGGTCGCGCGATGTCCCTGGGCAGCCAATGCGGCGAGCGCGGCCGGCAGCTCCACGATCCCGTTCTCCACGCCGGAGATCGCGCGCGCGAGGTCGCGGTGAACGCGGTGGGTGATCAAAAGACCGGCGTCTCCACGTACGTGCCGAACACCGGCCGCAGCGCGTTGATGATTTCGCCGCCGCTCGCGCGGGCTTTCACCGCGGCGAGCGTCGCCGGCATGAGGTTCTCGTCGGTCTTCGCGACCCGCACGATCTCGTCGAGCGCGCGCCGCACCGCCGCGTCGTCGCGATTCGCCTTCGTCTTCGCCAGCCGCGCGAGCTGCCGCTGCGCGGCCGCTTCGTCGACGTGGTGCAGCTCGACCGCCGGGTTCGGCGAGTCATCGCGATACTTGGTGACCCCGACGAAGTGCAGCTCGCCGCGGTCCTTACGGCGGTGGAAGTCGTACGCGGCGTCGGCGAGCTCCAGCTGGAAGTAGTTGTCCTCGAGGCACTTCACCACGCCGCCCCGCTTGTCGATCTCGGCGAAGTAGTCGAAGCAGCCTTGCTCGATGTCGGCGGTCAGCCGCTCGATCGCGTACGAGCCGGCCAGCGGATCGATCGTTCCGCGCACCCCGACCTCCTCGGCGATGATCTGCTGCGTGCGCAGCGCGATCTTCATCGCCGCCTCGCTCGGGATCGAAAGCGCCTCGTCGTAACCGTTCGTGTGCAGGGACTGCGCCCCGCCGCAAACCGCGGCGAGCGCTTCGATCGCGGTGCGCGCGATGTTGTTCAGCGGCTCGCGCGCAGTGCACGACGCGCCGGCGGTCTGGCAGTGGAACCGCAGCCGCATCGACTCCGGCTTCTGCGCGCCGAAGCGTTCCTTCATCACGCGGGCCCAGACGCGGCGCGCGGCGCGAAACTTTGCGACCTCTTCCAAGAAGTCGATCTGGGAGACGAAGAAGAACGAGAGCCGTGGCGCGAAGTCGTCGACGTCGATCTCCGCCCGCACGACCTCTTCGACGTACGCGATCCCGGCCGCCAGCGTGAACGCGACCTCCTGAATCGCGGTGCTGCCCGCCTCGCGGGTGTGGTAGCCGCTCACGTTCACGGGGTTGTAGCGCGGCAAGTGCTGCGCCGAGAAGGTGATCGTGTCGCGCACGATCCGCATTGCCGGCCGCGGCGGGTACACCCACTCCTTCTGCGAGACGTACTCTTTGATGATGTCGTTCTGGATCGTTCCCGAGAGCTTCTTCCAGTCGAAGCCGCGCTCTTCGGCGGTGACGAGATACATCGCGAGCAGGATCCACGCCGACGGGTTGATCGTCATCGACACTGAGATCTGCTCGAGGTCGATCCCGGCGTACAGGTCGAGCATGTCGTCGACCGTGTCGATCGCGACACCTTCGCGCCCGACCTCGCCCTCGCTGCGCGGATCGTCCGAGTCGTAGCCCATCAGCGTCGGCATGTCGAAATCGGTCGAGATCCCGGTCTGGCCTTGCGAGATCAGATACCGAAAGCGCGCGTTCGTGTCGTCGGCGGTCCCGAAGCCGGCGATCTGCCGCATCGTCCACGGCTGCGCGCGGTACATCGTCGGATACGGCCCGCGCGTGTACGGAAACTGGCCCGGAAAGCCGGTGTCGCGGACGTAGTCCACGCCGGTCACGTGACCGGGCGTGTAGAGCCGTTCGAGCGCGGTCCCGCTCAGCGTGCGGAACACCTCCCGCGACTCGGGGCGCCGGGCGGTGAAGGGCTGAAGCGTGCCGTGCTCCCACTCGCGGAGCTCGTCGGCCAGGGTCTTCTCGGACGTCTGCATCAGGTCTCGGCTACCTCCGTCCCGGATTGTATACAATACCATTGTCCGCTGCGCGAGCCGCGACGTGGCCAGAACGGCGACTGGTGGCGGCCCCGTCCAGCAAGAGGGCGGTCGTCCGGTCGCTCGTGTACGAATGAAGGAGAACGCACGTGAACCTCGCGCCCCGCGAAGCCGATGGCCACCCCACCCCGCCGAAAACGATTCACGTTCTCGCGTTCGACGACAACGACGAGCTCGACGTGATCGCGCCGTACGAAGTCCTGTACACGATCCGCAAGGTGCTCGACACCGAGACGCCTGAGGTCTCGATCGTTTCGGTGCCGGGGACGACGAAGGACCCGCGCGCCGTCTGCGGCATTCACGGGGTGACCTTCGGAACGCGGCCGCTGGAGCCGGGCGAAAAGCCCGATCTGCTGATCGTCGCCGGCGGCGGGTACGGCGTCGGTCCGCCGCCGATCGGCATCATGAAGGTGATGCACGACAAGCACTTCGCCGGCGTGATCGCGGAGCAGTACAACGGTGGACGTTTGCTCGCGTCGGTCTGCACCGGCGCGTTCGGCCTCGCCGGCGCCGGCGTGACGCGCGGCCGCACCATGACGACGCATCCCGACGCGGTCGACGACTTCGCGAAAGCGAGCGGCGCGCACGTGCTCAACCCCGACACGCAAGCGCGCGTCGTCGACGACGGCAAGGTGATCTCGTGCGGCGGCGTGACCTCGGGGACCGACTTGGCACTCTACGTCGTCGCGACGTTCTGGCCGGAGATCCCCTCGCTCAGCAAGAGCGTGCGCGACTGGATCGACTACCACTTCTACGCGCAGGTCGCGCGCGTCTAGGCGAGCGCGCCTTTCAAGACGGCACGCGCGTGGGCGCCGCCGCGGGGCGCGCGGGTGACCGCGAACTCTTCGGCGAGCGTTGAGACGATGAACAGCCCGCGCCCGCTCTCCGCGAGCGCGTCCGCCGGCAGCCGGGGATTGTGTTGAAATCCGTCGCCCGCATCGAGCACGTGCACGACCGCGAGCTCGCCGCTCAGATCGAGCGCGACGTCGAGCGCGCCCGGCGCGTAGTGCTTCGCGTTCCCGATCAGCTCGGCGAAAATCAGCTCCGCAACCGTGCGATCGCTCTCGGCGACGCCGCGCCGCTCGAGCGCGGCGACCATCTCGGCGCGCGCTTCGCCGGCCGCCGCGGCGTCGTCGGCGTCGAACGTCCAGCGCTGTGCGCCGCGGTCGCCGCCGATCGAGAGCAGCGAACGGCGGAACGCCACCACCAGCAGCGCGACGTCGTCGCTGGCGCCGCCGCCGCCGAGCACCGCTTCGTGGACCGACTGCGCCGGCGCCGTCTCGACGTCGGCGTCGCGCAGCGCGGCCGCGACGGCGTTCTCGCCGGCGATGACGTCGCGCCCGGCTTCGATCAACCCGTCGGTGTACAGCAGCAGCGTCTCGTCGGCGGCGAGCTCGAGGTGGTGCGTGACGTCGGTGCCGCGCTCGCGCAAGCCGAGCGGCAGCCCGCCGGCCGGTAAGCTTACGACTTCGCCGGACGCGCTGCGGCAGAGCGGCGGCGGGTGGCCGGCGCCGGCGCACGCGAGCGTCGCCCAGACGGGATCGATCACCCCGACCCAGGCCGTGACGAACGTTTGCGGCGCCTGCGAGCGCAGCACGCGGTCGGCGGCGTCGAGCATCACCGACGGGTCGGGATTGATCGCCGCCGCGCCGCGCAGCGATTGCCGAATCGCGGCCATCGTCGCCGCGGCGTCGAGCCCGCTTCCCGCGACGTCACCGACCGAGACGACGATCCGTCCGTCGGCGGTGCGGAACGCGTCGTACCAGTCACCGCCGATCAGCGCTTCGCTGCGGCCCGCTTCGTACAGCGCGTCGAACGACGTGCCGGGCACGTGCGGAAGCTCGGTGGTGAGCGCGGCGGCTTGAAAGGTGCGCGCGACGCGCCGCTCGCGCTCGTACGCTTCGGCGTTGGCGATCGCCGGCGAGAGCCGGCGCGCGACCTCGACGAAGAACGGCAGATCGCCCGCGTCGTAGCGGCGGCCCGAGCTGCGGTCGTACATGATCGCGACGGTGCCCCGCACCGCGCCGCCGAACGCGATCGGAACGATGGCGGCCGAGACGACGCCGAGCGAGGCGATCGCCTCGCGGTACGGTCCGGTCACCGCGCCGATCCCGCCGTCCGGGACGCGTTCGTAGATCACCGGCTTGCGCGTCCGCACGACCGCCGGCGAACCGCTCGCCGCGTCGGCGGCGAGATAGCGCAGATCGAGCAGCCGCTGCGTGCGCGCGTCGATCTCCGGATCGCGATGGTGCGAGACCGCGAGATAGAGCGCGTTCTCCGCGTCGATCAGGTTCACCACCACCCAGTCGCCGAACAGCGGGACCAGCAGCCGCGTCGCCGATTCGAGCGTCTCGCGCAGGTCGAGCGTCTCGGCCATCGCCTCGCCGAGCCGCGCGTAGAAGCCTTCGCGCTCGGCGATCCGCCGCTGCGCCTCCGCCGTGCTGCGCGCTTCCTGATAGAGCCGCGCGTTCTCGAGCGCCGCGCCGATCCGGCGCGCCAGATCTTCGGCGGTCGCAAGATCGGCCTCGGTGTACGACTCCGTCTTGCGGGTGCGGCAGAAGGTCAGCACACCGTAGCAGCGCCCGCGTGAGGCGATGACGACGGTGATGAGCGAGCTGAGCTCTTCGTCGCGCATCCGCGCGAAGTGCGCTTCGCTCGCAGCCGCCTGCCGCCACCAGCCGGCGTCGATGCGCGGGACCAGCACGCTTTCGCCGCTGCGCCACGCCGCCGCGATCGGATGAACGGGATGGTCGAGTGGGGGCTCCTCGCCCACCGAGCGCTGAAACGGTCCGCGCCGTTGCGGGTCGCGGTGCTCGACGGCGGCGCGGCGCAGCGTTCCGTCCTCGCCGACCAGATCGAAGAGCACGTAGTCGGCGAACGACGCGACCGCCGCGCGCGCGACCGCGCGCATGATCGCCTGCGGCTCGAGCTCGACGGCGAACAGCTCGTCGGCGCGCGCCAGGAACGCATCGCGCGCCGCCGCGCCGCGCACGTCGTCGATGTCGGTGCACGTTCCGAACCAGCGCGCCACCGCGCGCCCCTGCGGATCGCGCACCGGGCTCGCGCGCACGATGAACCAGCGGTACGCGCCGTCGGCGCGCAGCATGCGCGCCTCCGCTTCGTACGGCGCGCCGCGCTCGACCGCGCGCAGCCACGCGGCGAGCATCGCTGCGACGTCGTCCGGGTGAAACACCGAGGTCCACGAGCGGTGCGTCAGCGCGCCGGGCGGCAGCCCGGTGTACTCGTAGACCTGCGCGTTCGCGTAGTCGAGGTTTCCGTTCGGCTGCGCCATCCACACCATCTGCGGGATCGCCTCCGCGATCGCGGTGAATTGCAGGTCGCGGTCGGAAACCGTCGCAGCGGGCCCGTCCGGTACGCCGGACGAGGGGTCGGACTCGGAACGGATCAACGTGCTTCCTCTACCCGCCGGGTGCTCGCTTGATTTCGAGCATTCGGTAGTCTGGTCGGGTTCGAGTCGGAGGACGGTTTTACCGCCAGACCGCGGCGAGCGGAACGCTCGTGATCGTGCCGCTCGGCTCTCCGGCACGGTTGTCGACGTCGTACACCGCCAGGCCCGCGTGCCAGACGCGGCCCGGCGTGATGCTGCCGGCGATCAATCCGGTCGACTGCCCGCGGTTCCGGCGCTCGCGCGACTCGCTGCACTCGTACAGGATCGTGCGGCCGTTCAGCTGCGCGTGCGTCCCGGTGAGCGGGATGCAGACGTTCCCGTCGGTGAGCTCGACCAGCCACGGCTGCGGTGCGCCCTGGAACACCGGTTCCTGCGGCAGCGGCTTGGTGAGCCGAATCGCGAAGCCCCGCCGGTTCGACGCCGGATCGACGTCGCACACCGCGACGCTGCCCTGCGGCGGCACGAAGCACGGATCGTAGATGCTGTTGCGGACCATGCAGCGGTAAGCGTCGGAACGGTTCGGAGCGGCGATGGAACGCGTCCAGCACGTGCCCGTGACCGCTCGTCCGGCCGGCACGACGGGAACGTACGTCGTCACGCGCGTCGGCCGAACGGGGCCGGCGCTCGCGAACGCGACGAGCGCGACGGCGAGCAGCAGCTGCATCATGACGCCGTCTTTTGGCGCAGCGCGCGCACGTCCCCGTCGCGGACGGTGACGCCGGTCGCGTCGAACCATTCCATCAGCGGGACGGCGTACTTGCGCGT
Proteins encoded:
- a CDS encoding SpoIIE family protein phosphatase translates to MIRSESDPSSGVPDGPAATVSDRDLQFTAIAEAIPQMVWMAQPNGNLDYANAQVYEYTGLPPGALTHRSWTSVFHPDDVAAMLAAWLRAVERGAPYEAEARMLRADGAYRWFIVRASPVRDPQGRAVARWFGTCTDIDDVRGAAARDAFLARADELFAVELEPQAIMRAVARAAVASFADYVLFDLVGEDGTLRRAAVEHRDPQRRGPFQRSVGEEPPLDHPVHPIAAAWRSGESVLVPRIDAGWWRQAAASEAHFARMRDEELSSLITVVIASRGRCYGVLTFCRTRKTESYTEADLATAEDLARRIGAALENARLYQEARSTAEAQRRIAEREGFYARLGEAMAETLDLRETLESATRLLVPLFGDWVVVNLIDAENALYLAVSHHRDPEIDARTQRLLDLRYLAADAASGSPAVVRTRKPVIYERVPDGGIGAVTGPYREAIASLGVVSAAIVPIAFGGAVRGTVAIMYDRSSGRRYDAGDLPFFVEVARRLSPAIANAEAYERERRVARTFQAAALTTELPHVPGTSFDALYEAGRSEALIGGDWYDAFRTADGRIVVSVGDVAGSGLDAAATMAAIRQSLRGAAAINPDPSVMLDAADRVLRSQAPQTFVTAWVGVIDPVWATLACAGAGHPPPLCRSASGEVVSLPAGGLPLGLRERGTDVTHHLELAADETLLLYTDGLIEAGRDVIAGENAVAAALRDADVETAPAQSVHEAVLGGGGASDDVALLVVAFRRSLLSIGGDRGAQRWTFDADDAAAAGEARAEMVAALERRGVAESDRTVAELIFAELIGNAKHYAPGALDVALDLSGELAVVHVLDAGDGFQHNPRLPADALAESGRGLFIVSTLAEEFAVTRAPRGGAHARAVLKGALA
- a CDS encoding DJ-1/PfpI family protein, coding for MNLAPREADGHPTPPKTIHVLAFDDNDELDVIAPYEVLYTIRKVLDTETPEVSIVSVPGTTKDPRAVCGIHGVTFGTRPLEPGEKPDLLIVAGGGYGVGPPPIGIMKVMHDKHFAGVIAEQYNGGRLLASVCTGAFGLAGAGVTRGRTMTTHPDAVDDFAKASGAHVLNPDTQARVVDDGKVISCGGVTSGTDLALYVVATFWPEIPSLSKSVRDWIDYHFYAQVARV
- a CDS encoding cobalamin B12-binding domain-containing protein → MPIKVLVAKPGLDGHDRGAKVLARSLRDAGMEVVYTGLHQTPEMIVNAAIQEDVDVVGVSILSGAHMTVFPKIMELLKEREVDDIVVLGGGVIQEDDIPKLKAIGVREVFNAEASTQELIDGIERIVREYGRDRARREAAASR
- a CDS encoding methylmalonyl-CoA mutase family protein: MQTSEKTLADELREWEHGTLQPFTARRPESREVFRTLSGTALERLYTPGHVTGVDYVRDTGFPGQFPYTRGPYPTMYRAQPWTMRQIAGFGTADDTNARFRYLISQGQTGISTDFDMPTLMGYDSDDPRSEGEVGREGVAIDTVDDMLDLYAGIDLEQISVSMTINPSAWILLAMYLVTAEERGFDWKKLSGTIQNDIIKEYVSQKEWVYPPRPAMRIVRDTITFSAQHLPRYNPVNVSGYHTREAGSTAIQEVAFTLAAGIAYVEEVVRAEIDVDDFAPRLSFFFVSQIDFLEEVAKFRAARRVWARVMKERFGAQKPESMRLRFHCQTAGASCTAREPLNNIARTAIEALAAVCGGAQSLHTNGYDEALSIPSEAAMKIALRTQQIIAEEVGVRGTIDPLAGSYAIERLTADIEQGCFDYFAEIDKRGGVVKCLEDNYFQLELADAAYDFHRRKDRGELHFVGVTKYRDDSPNPAVELHHVDEAAAQRQLARLAKTKANRDDAAVRRALDEIVRVAKTDENLMPATLAAVKARASGGEIINALRPVFGTYVETPVF
- the meaB gene encoding methylmalonyl Co-A mutase-associated GTPase MeaB, translating into MTHRVHRDLARAISGVENGIVELPAALAALAAQGHRATRKRGAILGITGPPGAGKSTLVDRLIEGFRAEGESVAVIAVDPSSPFTQGAVLGDRVRMQRHAGDPEVYIRSMASRNAGGGLAPATRDAVRLAEAAGFDVIIVETVGVGQVELEIVAVADLIVVVTVPALGDGVQAIKAGLTEIADIFVVNMADRPGGNRTAIDLKHMVRESHREIPVLQTIAQDGTGVSELLTAIVAKRGDEDSNAVRAVRFEVVRRVRDRAVAQALAALQSPDAAAVLERLRGHEITRNDAIDAVLTILGGPVHAH